ctttaaattcatataacatatatcaaattaaagataatttcataaggattccaacgatatcctacatgcatatgttccgacgtcaaaatttgataaaaattttaaatttttttaattttttcgtacaagcagaaatgtcaacataccatataaaatatgtagaatgtcaatataaacaatgtgttacattcttaaagcattgtgttgacattctcaaagtattttgttgatattttcgaaacattatattgacattttcatccaaaaccctaatttggagggtttttttttatctttttttattttattaataaaaacaaaaattacacgtggaaaattgtagaccacacgttttctaaaatctcatgaccttaaattagttgtagttagcaattaaatgatgtgTTAGCAATTGATAACTCCCCTAACATGTACTATATTTCTCTATTACTTTCacttaattatagattttaataaataactatatttatatgcTTTACAAATACTAATCTTACGTgcgtgtgtgtatatatatgtacattttAACTATATAAGAAGATCTCTCGTAATATTAAATATCTATGGTATAATACTCACTTgctataatataaataataataatatctaataactagaaattttataatcatacaaactgataaataatttggattagggatgtcacagTATAAGCATGAACTATAAATTGTTGGAACAATTGCCTAGAAGATATATTAAAGACAAGGAATTTAAACTATGATGCAAATAATAGGAAAAAATATTCTCAAAGattaaagaaattgaatttCTCAGATTGTTGTCtagaattataaaaaaaaaaccgtattataatattatttgccgaaatttttttgtgggtgggaaataacaaactcgggAAAAGTTCATGATACTATTTGTCAAGTTGAAAGTTCGTGTAAAAACTCATCTTTATAAAAAGTTCCATGATATTATGGACAAATATTccttaattaaatcataacttttgcacatttctcaattgttttgtacaattaaaattttgatgaaatttattgTGACTTTTATACTCTATCATATATCTTCACCGAGTACATAATAATCATCTAAAATCGACCGTCATAGAACAGTACCaaatttattaagaaattaaccaaaaattaaaataataaattttattaaattgtaattatataaaataattgagaaattttcaaaataataagttaattagctaagcaatcaaaaattatttaaatggcaatttctgaatttattaattactagtactactgTAAATTGTAAATTGGCAAATTGAGCAGCTGCTCCATTTCCATAGAACTGTAGAGAGAAATCTCCCAATCCGCCAAAATAGATTCCGATCGGAAGAGGAAGCCGTCGGCGGATCGCGCCGACCGCCACCAAAAGCACAAGCACAGCACCTCTAAAAAGTCCAAGATGTCCTCTTCGGAGAAGGTCAAGGCTTCGCACATTCTCATCAAGCACCAGGGCTCCCGCCGCAAGTCCTCCTGGAAGGATCCCGACGGCATCCTCATCTCCGCCACCACCCGCGACCAAGCCGCTTCCCAGCTCCAGGACCTCCGCCGCGACATCCTCGCCGGCGACGCCTCCTTCAAGGAACTCGCCACCAAGCACTCTCACTGCAGCTCCGCCAAGCGCGGCGGAGATCTCGGTCCGTTCCGATTTCTCTCATAACCCTACCTCCTCATgcttttaattcattattattaccTAGGGTTTTTCGATGAATTAGATGGATTTTGCTGCCAATTACTAGTTTTTTAAGGTctactatattaattatacaaaaatggGGAAAACCCCATCACCGTCTCCAGGTAGTGGATTGGAGCTAATTGTATTTATTCCTTAGGTTTGGTGTTTGAATAAGGATGTCTTTTTGCACGTTGAGTCATAATAACTGAGATCACTTGCATAAAATGTGATATAGAATagggagtactatatgttGTCAACAGTGATTCCTTGGGGAAATTTGAACACATGAAATCCATTATGTTGGTTGAATATCTGCTATTTAGATCAATACTATAAGCTTAAACTAGGCTACTGGTATAATTAGGCTTGGATAATAAATGAGCAGGAGGACTACACAAGATTATCTTATAATGATTGTTAGTTATTGTTATTCATATTATACTTCGCTGTATCTACAATAACAATCATTGCCTGCAACTCATTCTATATTTGTATACCAACAGGGAGCTGCACCACCACCACAGCATTATAAAATAGGTGCATTAAAATTACTATGTCAGAAGAGAATACTATAGTTGGCCATACTTTGAGCTGAATAGGTACCTAGTTGGTCATGGCTGCTCCAGCAATCATATGGTTGCAAATTGctgtaaaaatgaaagaactCATGGAAAATAAAACTTGGTTGTTGAACTTGCAAGCAGTAACTCacataattcaataattcatgCCCCAAAAACTgcttaaaattattttagaagTGCCTAAAACTGCATTCTTTAATCTATGTGTCTTTTGAGATGTTAttaatgggatggagggagtactaacaAGGACAAAATcgtatttcaataataaacattTCTTGGAATAGTGAAGTGCGACAACCAAGGGTTGAGTCTCCTTAAGATTATTTCAGATTGAATATTAGCATAACTTTTCAGCCAATATTCAAGTGTTGCACGATTATTAGAAATAGTATGTGCAAGCACAATACTGAATTGGCCATTATTTGCTTTACCtgaacaattaattttatcagtGACACGCTGGtctctttttcctttccttttctgAGGAAAGTAACACACTCATCTTGGTCTCGGGCTCTCGGTTGTTTCAGCCAACGTGTGGTTGCAAATAGTGCAAGCAAATTAACAGATTGATTCAACTGGATCAACTACTAGTCTCTTTAATGTGTATTTTTGCCATAGCATTGGCCATTGAGCCCTATCATGCACTTTCATCTGCCAGCGATCTTATTTTGGTGTGAATGTTGGACAGTTTTGTGTTATGTGCTATCATTTCAATAAGGCCATATGTACTAATCTAACCACATAAAAgcctatattttaaaattttcaaatctaacataatacataaatattgacaaaaaaGTTACCTGATAAATTGATATTCTTTTCAAATGTAACCTGGGTCAACTTTCCGGCACCTTATTGTTAAGTTGGCAACTGGAATATCTTATTTCCACATTGTTAGTTATGTTTCAGTTGAAAAAGCCATGTCATATTTCGGCTCCCAGCTTAATAATAAGGTGCTGGAAACTTGACCCGGTTTagatttgaaatgaaaattaatttattaggtacatttttgttaatattcatttattgcGTTAGATTTGAAAACAAAGGCTTCTATTAGGTTAGATTAGTATATTTGGCCATTCAATAATGGTGGTTGGATAGATCCATGGGAGTAAGACATGAATACCTATGTTCCTGATGTCTTCAcacctatttttatttggttgatTTTCCTGCTCCCTGAGCAGGACTTTTGCGTTCCTCTTTTCTGGGTTCAATTCTAGTACCTATTCCAACTGTATGGCTGGCTTGCGAAATATCCCTATTGTTCTATGTAGAATAATGATTTCTTAATTACAGATAGCCTGTTGTGGCATTAAACCCTATACTTAATTTAGCTTTGTCCAATTCTGTTGATGTGTGCCTCAAAGCATTCTGGATGATATTACAAGATGTACATATTCACAGAAAAGGTTATAGTTTGTTAATCCCAATTTATGATTGCTTGCCCATTGCCCACCCTATGTTTGGAATTCTTCAAATCTCAGctctcttttttaatattgtcaTATTTCTAATGCATGCTTTCCAATTCTGACATTGAGGCCTTTGTGCTAGGGCATGTCTCTTAGCTTCTAACTCCATAAAGAAACTTAAACATCATTCCatgtataatatttgtttccTTCAGTGCCTTTTCCCTGTTTTTCAGGATCCAAGAATAAGTTTTACCAGTTTAGAAGAAATAGTTagcaaagaaaaaaggaattaTTGATAGATATCTGAATATATTGGATTAAAACCTCTGCATTTTTGCCTTATAGGCCaagaataattattgtatatgATGAATAAACAAGAATAGCAAACTAAAATCAGTATTGGTAATGGCAGCAGTGGACCTTGAGGCATGGTCTTGCTGATTTGTTGGGTGTTATGAGTTTTAACTAACTGAAATTGTTGCAGGTTCATTTGGAAGGGGTCAAATGCAAAAGCCTTTCGAAGAAGCAACATTTGGTCTTAAGGTGGGAGAGATAAGTGAGATCGTGGACACTGATAGTGGAGTTCATATCATCATGAGAACAGCCTAATTCTTTGCATTCAGGCTATAGGCTATATACCAACCAAATTTGTGTGCCATTCCAGTCTGAATTGAAACATATAAGCAGATTTTTGAGCTGCTCATTCTGATTCTATTATGTTCATGATATACTTACagtcaatcaatcaatcaacatATTTGGgatatactatataatatttgCTTCTTATCTGTTTCTTTAGCATGATAATCTGTACAATGTTCATATTTGCTCTTAAAAATAGATGGGCTCTTTATAGATCTGTTCCAAGGCAAATTAAATGAGTCAGCccttcttattttatttattttcagaaTTTAGACTTGAAAGTCCAAAGCAAAACTCCATTTGTTCCATAATAGTGGgtttattttgccattttgtaCATTTCATGGTAGTGAAgtcatttctttatttttttctcttcaactctctatgttttacatattctactttatttttcatttacttaactcacttaatacaatttttcttaaatcgcgTGCTGAAAACAAACGCCTTCACTACCGCGGAATGAGGGAGTActggaaattatttttgaatgatTTGCTTCTGTAGCGGCCTTCGAGTGTGGCGAAACCTAGAAAACAACATGAATGATATTTTGTCAATAGACTTACTTACACATTGGTCTATTGGGAATGGGGATGGCGAGGTGATTGGCCTAACAGTACTCATATATGCTTGATCCCTACGTGCTCAATGCCATGTCGCCGTGTAGTTGCACACGACATGCTTTAAAGATTGAGCACGCAGTTGCGCATGCTTTTAGataatgaattatttgtaCTCAtctgtttaaaataaattttttttaggagaTCATTCCGATTACGATTTTACTGTCATAGTCATTTGAATCAAATCATTTGACACAACCCAATTGAACCATCATCTCATACTTGCCAACATATTGATGGTGAAAAAGCCACAGCTACTTGCATATAGCTAGGAGTATTATGAAAGACCTCAAAATTAAGTGAAATTAGATCTCTATCTTGTATGCATTTATATCACctctaaaataaaacatactcctctgtcccataaaaattatcacatttttccatttccggccgttccataaattttatctcatttaactttttatcatttttggtagtagacctcatattccactaactcattcctactcacattttattataaaactaatgtataaaagtatgactcatattccactaacttttttaactcacttttaattacatttcttaaaacccgtgtctggtcaaagtgagacaatctttatgagacggaggaagtattctACAAGTGTCgcgtgataaaaaaaatctatatcaacaagaagaaatatatattcaattttttagcAGATTTGCAACCCACCCCATTCTGTCTCCGCTAAAAGGTCCAATATGTTCTATATACTTGGAGAAGAACCCCCTGATGCGGCTTATAACACAGCAGGGGGTGTGGTGCTTAAAATGCCAGAATTTGTGAATTAAACGCAAACAACtatactaacttttttatgttttattcaCATCGTTTTAAAcactattttattcaattaaaatgtaaaacgCACTTAAAATGACATGGCATATTAGagtatatagtattatatattcttact
The genomic region above belongs to Salvia hispanica cultivar TCC Black 2014 chromosome 3, UniMelb_Shisp_WGS_1.0, whole genome shotgun sequence and contains:
- the LOC125210584 gene encoding peptidyl-prolyl cis-trans isomerase Pin1 — encoded protein: MSSSEKVKASHILIKHQGSRRKSSWKDPDGILISATTRDQAASQLQDLRRDILAGDASFKELATKHSHCSSAKRGGDLGSFGRGQMQKPFEEATFGLKVGEISEIVDTDSGVHIIMRTA